The window AATAAAAGATGGAATGCTATTGCGCCAGCCCTGAAATGAAGGGTTGGCTTTTTCTTTGAAAAAGAGCATGAATCGTTAGGAATTTGACATGTGCAAGTAAAGGCTTTAAGATAATGATAATCATTCTCACATATTTAACCATTTAAAGGAGCGATACGTCATTATGCTTAACCGTTTTTCTGCTGCAAACCGTACATTTGGAGGTAAGCTGCTTCTTTTCGTTTCGATAATTATGCTAATTCTAGCTGGTTGCGGACAACAAACAGACAATTCGAAGTCGGATGCTGCAGCTACCACGAATACGAAGAAAGAAAGTCAACCCGCTCAATCCAAAGAATATACCGTTAAGCATGCCATGGGCGAAACAAAGGTAAAGGGCACTCCCCAAAAGGTTATCGTGTTAACGAATGAAGGTACGGAAGCCGTTCTCTCGATGGGGATTAAGCCTATTGGTGCGGTGAAGTCTTTTACATTAGGGGATTGGTATGATCATATCAAAGTAGATATGGAAGGCGTGAAAATAGTTGGGGACGAAAACCAACCGAATTTAGAAATGATAGCTTCCCTAAAGCCTGATTTAATCATCGGAAATAAGGTGCGTCAGGAAAAAGTATATGAGCAGCTGTCAGCTATTGCTCCTACCGTATTTTCGGAGAGATTATCGGGCGATTGGCAGATCAACTTCAAACTGTATGCAGAAGCTTTGAACAAAAAGTCTGAGGGCGATAAAATCATTGGTGATTTCGAGAAACGCATAGCAGATTTCAAAGCAAAAGCAGGCGATCAGTTAAAGACGAAGATTTCGATCGTTCGTTTTATGCCGGGTAAAGTTCGTATCTATATGAAGGATACATTCTCAGGTGTTATTCTCAATAAACTAGGCTTCGAGCGTCCTGCTTCGCAGAATCAAGATAAATTCGCAGATGATCTGACGAAAGAACGTATTCCAGATATGAATGGGGACATTCTATTCTACTTCACATGGGATAACGAAAAGGGAGAAGCGAATAAAATCGAGCAAGAATGGACGAATGACCCGCTTTGGAAAAACCTTGATGTCGTGAAACAAGGCAAAGTGCATAAAGTAAGTGATGCGGTTTGGAATACGGCAGGCGGAATTAAAGCGGCTAATTTATTGCTGGATGACTTGGAGAAGTATTTTCCGAAAAAATAATTCGTTTAAAGCAGAATTACTTATAATAACAAGTGAGAGAGTGGACAATGTTGTCCGCTCTTTTTTTATAAATGATTCTAGCAGTTCAGTTGTCAGGTATACGCTTTCTTGCTATGATTGAAGTAGTACATATAAAGGTGGCTGGCCGATGAACCGAATGGAGGCCGAATTTAGTAACCTAGTGAAGGCTTATCGCAAAAAGCATATGGGCAAGGGACCGGAGCGCGTGACGACGACCTTCTGTAAGTGCTGGGCGATATGCGAAATGGCAGGAAATCTCTCTCCCGTAGAGAAGTTTATGGCGAAAACCGGCGATGGCAGACAAATGCTCCGCACGGCTCGTACGGAAATGGTGAAAGAGATTTATAAGGACCACCCCCCTGTCGAGATGGAGGAGCTGCTTGGCGCGAAGTTCGTTAAGCTGTTCGTCGATATCGATATTGAGCTGGATGAGGGGATGTCGGTGTTCGTTTTTGATAAGGATCTGGAAAAGAAGTTTTGTAAATAGAGATGTTGGCGTTATTGACGTGGACATGCCTGTTTGCTGCACTTT is drawn from Paenibacillus sp. V4I7 and contains these coding sequences:
- a CDS encoding DUF2294 domain-containing protein; protein product: MNRMEAEFSNLVKAYRKKHMGKGPERVTTTFCKCWAICEMAGNLSPVEKFMAKTGDGRQMLRTARTEMVKEIYKDHPPVEMEELLGAKFVKLFVDIDIELDEGMSVFVFDKDLEKKFCK
- a CDS encoding ABC transporter substrate-binding protein, translating into MLNRFSAANRTFGGKLLLFVSIIMLILAGCGQQTDNSKSDAAATTNTKKESQPAQSKEYTVKHAMGETKVKGTPQKVIVLTNEGTEAVLSMGIKPIGAVKSFTLGDWYDHIKVDMEGVKIVGDENQPNLEMIASLKPDLIIGNKVRQEKVYEQLSAIAPTVFSERLSGDWQINFKLYAEALNKKSEGDKIIGDFEKRIADFKAKAGDQLKTKISIVRFMPGKVRIYMKDTFSGVILNKLGFERPASQNQDKFADDLTKERIPDMNGDILFYFTWDNEKGEANKIEQEWTNDPLWKNLDVVKQGKVHKVSDAVWNTAGGIKAANLLLDDLEKYFPKK